A portion of the Edaphobacter lichenicola genome contains these proteins:
- a CDS encoding abortive infection family protein, which produces MQDEFERITENVDKDPAAAATASCALLESMFKMYIADEGLTAPADESLLPLWKVVRTHLKLNAADVEDENLRKILSGVSSIVDGIAGLRTRKGSAHGRDTRKSYRIEARHARLASHAAFTLATFFLETVEKRLTQF; this is translated from the coding sequence GTGCAGGATGAGTTCGAGCGGATCACTGAGAACGTGGACAAAGACCCCGCTGCGGCAGCGACGGCATCATGTGCCTTACTCGAATCCATGTTCAAGATGTATATTGCGGATGAAGGGCTTACGGCCCCCGCAGACGAGAGTCTCCTCCCGCTTTGGAAGGTCGTTCGGACTCATCTAAAGCTGAACGCGGCAGACGTAGAGGACGAGAATCTGAGGAAAATTCTTAGTGGCGTTTCGTCAATCGTTGATGGGATCGCTGGCCTTCGCACGCGCAAGGGGTCGGCTCATGGTCGTGATACGCGAAAGAGTTATCGGATCGAGGCACGCCACGCTCGGCTGGCCTCCCATGCGGCGTTCACTTTGGCAACGTTCTTTCTCGAAACGGTCGAGAAGCGACTCACTCAGTTTTAG
- a CDS encoding DNA/RNA helicase domain-containing protein — MSEWITALETRFPNWKVHISSRMALQEYGSEGQVERFLLSPRVFSEEHLHLEVSMRSFRAEALSAFVGHVVANEPDAAHATCEKIRAKYPIYLTRNLSDAKAWLRSQARGTERFGLIASSGALRLRPEGIHIKAEIEPANWFLNESTDVRSSYYLEDVATEFTVQGLELDWVGVCWDGDFHHRDGNWRSQAFKGTKWQSVNDESRRSYLKNAYRVILTRARQGMIIFVPEGNSSDPTRPPSFYDGTYEYLRSCGVPILQASAAPNPREDF, encoded by the coding sequence ATCTCCGAATGGATCACGGCTCTCGAAACTCGGTTCCCCAACTGGAAGGTTCACATCTCGTCTCGCATGGCGTTACAGGAGTATGGCTCCGAGGGACAAGTTGAAAGGTTTCTCTTATCGCCGCGGGTTTTTTCGGAAGAACACCTGCACCTCGAGGTTTCGATGCGATCATTCCGGGCAGAAGCGTTGTCAGCGTTTGTAGGTCATGTCGTTGCCAACGAGCCAGACGCGGCACACGCCACCTGTGAGAAAATTCGCGCAAAATATCCCATCTATTTGACCCGCAATCTTAGCGACGCAAAAGCTTGGCTGCGGAGTCAAGCCCGCGGCACGGAGCGCTTCGGACTGATAGCATCCTCTGGCGCTTTGCGTCTTCGACCGGAAGGAATTCACATCAAAGCTGAGATTGAACCGGCCAACTGGTTTCTGAATGAGAGCACGGATGTTCGATCCTCGTATTACTTGGAGGATGTTGCCACTGAGTTCACCGTTCAAGGTCTTGAACTGGATTGGGTCGGCGTATGTTGGGATGGCGACTTCCACCATAGAGATGGCAATTGGAGGAGCCAAGCTTTCAAGGGGACGAAGTGGCAATCCGTTAACGATGAGTCCAGACGAAGCTATCTGAAAAATGCGTATCGAGTGATCTTGACGCGAGCGAGACAGGGTATGATCATATTTGTTCCGGAAGGCAATTCATCCGATCCGACTAGGCCGCCTTCTTTCTACGACGGCACCTACGAATATCTCCGCTCTTGCGGCGTGCCTATCCTGCAAGCCTCTGCTGCCCCCAATCCAAGGGAAGACTTTTAG
- a CDS encoding DUF2924 domain-containing protein — translation MGLPQRGRTHGESTIAECHSSIDSSLPNLPKARLVELWKDNFGKEPGRVRPELMLPILAYKIQERAYGGLSPVASARSQVIATSLRLQSRSRDEARVRFKAGTKLVREWRGKTHEVILNDEGYHYLGKTYKSLSPIACEITGTRWSGPAFFGTKKLKAS, via the coding sequence ATGGGACTGCCGCAGAGAGGGCGGACTCATGGAGAAAGTACTATCGCAGAGTGCCACAGCTCAATTGATTCTAGTCTGCCCAACCTCCCTAAAGCGCGCTTGGTTGAGCTTTGGAAGGACAACTTTGGTAAAGAGCCGGGACGGGTTCGGCCCGAGCTCATGCTACCCATTCTTGCGTACAAGATTCAAGAAAGAGCCTATGGTGGTCTATCGCCGGTAGCTAGTGCGAGGTCGCAGGTAATTGCCACCTCGCTTAGACTGCAGAGCCGTTCCCGAGATGAAGCTCGTGTGCGCTTCAAGGCCGGAACGAAACTGGTAAGGGAATGGAGGGGAAAGACTCACGAGGTCATACTTAATGATGAGGGTTATCACTACCTGGGTAAGACCTACAAGAGTCTCTCTCCGATCGCATGTGAGATCACTGGGACACGTTGGTCTGGGCCAGCCTTCTTCGGGACGAAGAAGCTGAAGGCTTCGTGA
- a CDS encoding DUF2075 domain-containing protein, producing MPIKAYYNTSVSNFLVDENERILGALTQEHHHALDEQQRWAWLQQIQILKSALASRPNGRVFLEFYIPRMGKRADVLLIAENIVFVIEFKAGASVHTASALDQVEDYALDLKNFHEGSHEVPIVPVLVSTKAVSRPAEDVRFAQDLVASPVETNQTDLGDVIDGICAVHSFQSLDVEGWMSKGYKPTPTIVEAAQTMYQTHSVTDISRSDAGAKNLRETNASVSTVIDRARQNHTKAICFVTGVPGSGKTLAGLDIATRRSIEHLDEHAVFLSGNGPLVDVLREALTRDKATRERVSKKTAEREVRSFIQNIHHFRDEYVGNDATPIEKVVVFDEAQRAWTRDQAAKFMQRKRGQLDFDMSEPEFLISVMDRHPDWCAVICLVRRPRDQHRRGWYLRMDHGSRNSVPQLEGSHLVSHGVTGVWLRGTS from the coding sequence ATGCCAATCAAGGCGTACTACAACACCTCTGTATCTAATTTTCTCGTTGATGAGAATGAACGCATTCTTGGTGCTTTGACACAAGAGCATCACCACGCGCTCGACGAACAGCAGCGTTGGGCGTGGCTGCAACAGATCCAAATCCTAAAGAGTGCCCTTGCCAGCAGGCCGAACGGTAGAGTCTTTCTTGAGTTCTACATTCCGAGAATGGGTAAGCGAGCGGATGTATTGCTCATTGCTGAGAACATCGTTTTCGTGATCGAGTTTAAAGCCGGAGCAAGCGTGCATACGGCCAGCGCTCTTGACCAAGTGGAAGACTATGCCCTCGACTTGAAAAACTTTCATGAGGGTAGCCATGAGGTTCCTATCGTGCCGGTGCTGGTCTCTACCAAGGCGGTATCCAGGCCGGCAGAAGACGTCAGGTTTGCCCAAGACCTGGTTGCTTCGCCTGTTGAGACAAATCAGACAGACTTAGGAGATGTGATTGATGGGATCTGTGCTGTGCACTCGTTTCAGTCTCTAGACGTTGAGGGCTGGATGTCTAAAGGCTACAAGCCAACGCCCACCATTGTTGAAGCTGCACAGACTATGTATCAGACGCACAGCGTGACCGACATCTCACGATCCGACGCAGGCGCTAAGAATCTTCGAGAGACAAACGCAAGTGTGAGCACGGTGATAGATCGAGCTCGACAAAACCACACGAAGGCAATCTGCTTTGTCACTGGCGTTCCTGGCTCGGGGAAGACGCTCGCAGGGCTCGATATTGCAACGCGACGTTCGATCGAACATTTGGATGAACACGCCGTTTTTCTATCCGGCAATGGTCCACTTGTTGATGTTCTTCGAGAGGCGCTTACACGTGACAAAGCGACACGCGAACGTGTCTCTAAGAAGACGGCAGAGCGAGAGGTCCGGAGCTTCATCCAGAATATCCATCACTTCCGAGATGAGTATGTCGGAAACGATGCGACCCCTATCGAGAAAGTCGTTGTGTTCGATGAAGCACAACGCGCATGGACTCGCGATCAGGCGGCCAAATTCATGCAGCGTAAACGAGGCCAGCTCGATTTTGATATGTCTGAGCCAGAGTTCCTTATCAGCGTGATGGACCGGCATCCAGATTGGTGTGCGGTTATATGCCTGGTGAGGAGGCCAAGAGATCAACACCGGCGAGGCTGGTATCTCCGAATGGATCACGGCTCTCGAAACTCGGTTCCCCAACTGGAAGGTTCACATCTCGTCTCGCATGGCGTTACAGGAGTATGGCTCCGAGGGACAAGTTGA
- a CDS encoding RICIN domain-containing protein, translated as MKNNLYRAPITLARRAVYSILLAVSIYGISQAHATATYMLAYPGAPYDGASGTYTLKADSTTIPVTSYYGGRYSFGHLAFEGTTTFTLSTRNGAAITSYNISPHDFGITGSVSGSSLTFSVTQGKSTYLIISVSTSAGALEPMVIAGDPQETDAPTIGGSVFDITAAPYNADKTGNTLLNTTIQTAINNVSASGGGTLYFPAGVYEISNNIQLASNITIYLAPGAFIHGSSNRNDYTWNTSGTIQNGQPEQGPQNFLITGAVNNVAFTGRGVIDANSTVLVTPATTGGTIDGFGNYRKGIIESSADSSGNRPNGLKIIGITVKDATTWTFDIQDEQNVTIQNVKMLDDFDWIHSDGYDIVSTDTATIDNCLGITGDDTFDAKAGDTNPVTNILYSNDVGYSHGGDGTKVGDQSTGAASNIIFSNIQVVAGQRAVSISHDEGTAAWTNIHFNDIHMENLEGSSSSGEFLVAPLVLWTYSSGGAGPVSDVSLSRVTVDNSNGHMGLIEGVNSTGELSNITLQDVTIDGTAITSSNASSKITVGANVSNLQYGLVSGGIYTFVSRHNSLAMDSGNSTVAGSPVIQWPVNSPETTTQQWKLTSVSGNTYMLVNQQNGYALSTANSTASGAGLIQSPGTQTDKDWTISSVGSGYYKVISAQSGDALDDDNIPAGTQSTSSQVVQFTPNGNDTQQWKLTKQ; from the coding sequence ATGAAAAATAATCTGTACCGTGCTCCGATCACGCTCGCGAGACGCGCCGTTTATTCGATCCTGCTCGCCGTCAGTATTTATGGAATCTCCCAGGCCCATGCCACCGCCACCTATATGCTCGCGTATCCAGGGGCACCCTATGATGGCGCGAGCGGTACCTACACCTTGAAAGCGGATAGTACGACAATCCCGGTCACCTCCTACTATGGCGGCCGTTACAGCTTCGGCCATCTCGCCTTCGAAGGCACGACCACCTTCACCCTGTCGACCAGAAACGGTGCGGCGATTACGAGCTATAACATTAGCCCCCACGACTTCGGGATCACCGGCAGCGTCAGCGGCTCGAGTCTGACGTTCTCCGTCACGCAAGGCAAGTCCACCTACCTCATCATTAGCGTCAGCACCAGCGCCGGTGCGCTGGAGCCGATGGTGATTGCGGGGGACCCTCAGGAGACGGACGCTCCGACCATCGGCGGCAGCGTATTCGACATCACCGCCGCGCCGTACAACGCGGATAAAACTGGCAACACCCTCCTGAACACCACGATTCAAACTGCTATCAATAACGTGAGCGCCAGCGGAGGCGGAACTCTGTACTTCCCTGCCGGAGTCTACGAGATCTCCAACAATATTCAACTAGCAAGCAACATCACGATTTACTTGGCGCCGGGCGCGTTCATTCACGGCTCCTCAAACCGTAATGATTACACCTGGAACACCAGCGGTACGATCCAGAACGGCCAGCCCGAGCAAGGCCCGCAAAACTTTCTCATCACCGGCGCAGTCAACAACGTCGCCTTCACCGGCAGAGGCGTGATCGACGCCAATTCGACCGTCCTGGTCACTCCAGCAACCACTGGTGGCACCATCGATGGTTTCGGAAACTATCGCAAGGGAATCATCGAAAGCAGCGCAGACAGCAGCGGCAACCGGCCCAATGGGCTTAAGATTATCGGGATCACCGTCAAGGACGCGACCACCTGGACCTTCGATATCCAGGATGAACAGAACGTGACGATCCAGAACGTAAAGATGCTGGACGATTTCGATTGGATCCACAGCGATGGCTACGACATCGTTTCCACGGATACCGCCACCATTGATAACTGCCTCGGCATCACCGGCGACGATACCTTCGATGCGAAGGCGGGTGATACCAATCCAGTCACCAACATCCTCTACAGTAATGACGTGGGCTACAGCCACGGAGGCGACGGCACGAAGGTAGGCGACCAGTCGACGGGCGCTGCCAGCAACATTATCTTCAGCAACATCCAGGTCGTCGCCGGGCAACGTGCCGTCAGCATCTCTCATGACGAGGGCACGGCCGCTTGGACCAACATTCACTTCAACGACATTCACATGGAGAACCTCGAAGGAAGCTCCTCCTCGGGAGAGTTCCTCGTGGCTCCGCTTGTGCTCTGGACCTACAGCAGTGGCGGGGCGGGGCCGGTGAGCGATGTAAGCCTGTCGCGAGTCACAGTGGATAACAGCAACGGACACATGGGCTTGATTGAAGGCGTCAATTCTACCGGCGAGCTCTCCAACATCACCTTGCAGGATGTGACGATCGATGGAACTGCCATAACCAGCAGCAATGCATCGTCTAAGATCACGGTCGGGGCCAATGTGAGCAATTTGCAGTACGGCCTCGTCTCCGGCGGCATCTACACCTTCGTCAGCCGGCACAACAGCCTGGCCATGGATAGCGGCAACTCGACGGTCGCTGGCAGCCCGGTGATCCAATGGCCGGTCAACAGCCCCGAAACAACCACGCAGCAGTGGAAACTGACCTCGGTCAGCGGCAACACCTACATGCTGGTGAACCAGCAGAACGGATACGCGCTCAGTACCGCCAACTCGACCGCGTCGGGCGCTGGACTCATCCAATCCCCGGGCACCCAAACCGACAAAGATTGGACGATCAGCAGCGTGGGCAGCGGCTACTACAAGGTGATCAGCGCTCAGAGCGGCGACGCTCTGGATGATGACAACATCCCGGCAGGCACCCAGAGCACCAGCAGCCAGGTGGTGCAGTTCACACCGAATGGCAACGACACTCAGCAGTGGAAGCTGACGAAGCAGTAA
- a CDS encoding recombinase family protein, which yields MTSAKTQIRCAIYTRKSSEEGLEQSFNSLHAQREACEAYVLSQRHEGWQLLANQYDDGGFSGGNMERPGLKKLIADIASDKIDTVVVYKVDRLTRALSDFAKIVDAFDKQGVSFVSVTQQFNTTTSMGRLTLNVLLSFAQFEREVTGERIRDKVAASKKKGMWMGGHVPKGYDRVEGKLIVNAKEAVAVRNIFLTYLECGCVRRLAERLKHSGIRSKRWTSSTGRQRGGVILSRGSLYHRLNNPIYIGKIAHQGKLHDGQHEPILDLQIWSKVAAMLKDNRVARRIQGNIPSGRLLLGKLVTSDGQSYTPTHAAKKGRRYFYYILTGSGRGSSVNIIKRLPADELESRVLSSIGSFLEDSPRLSQHFETLDVRELRLLTSAAKHRAAQLSETTHPDTRDFIFRIVEKIVVEKTELSIFLSGEQLSKSFLGDVPKGGSLIKIQLREPISFARRGSAVKLILSNGDSKSDAPIASLVRAVVQARTWSDWIVSGKVRNLDQLAEKAGLNKRYASRILRLAALSPTLYEAILAGDHSPLLTVSLFTKSLPLDWGQQRLAG from the coding sequence GTGACCTCGGCTAAAACTCAAATTCGCTGTGCGATCTACACCCGAAAGTCTTCCGAAGAGGGGCTTGAACAATCATTCAACTCCCTCCACGCGCAGCGAGAGGCCTGCGAAGCCTACGTCTTGAGCCAGCGTCACGAGGGGTGGCAACTTCTAGCAAATCAATACGACGATGGCGGATTTTCTGGCGGCAACATGGAACGGCCAGGACTCAAAAAACTGATCGCCGATATCGCCTCCGACAAGATCGACACCGTAGTTGTCTACAAAGTAGACCGCCTCACTCGCGCACTATCCGACTTCGCCAAGATAGTTGATGCCTTCGATAAGCAGGGTGTGAGCTTCGTCTCTGTTACTCAACAATTCAATACGACAACCTCCATGGGTCGCCTTACGCTCAACGTGCTGCTCTCCTTCGCACAGTTCGAACGTGAGGTCACCGGAGAAAGAATCAGGGACAAGGTTGCCGCCTCGAAGAAGAAGGGCATGTGGATGGGAGGTCATGTGCCCAAGGGATACGACAGGGTGGAAGGAAAACTCATCGTCAACGCCAAGGAGGCGGTGGCTGTCCGGAATATCTTCCTCACATATCTTGAATGTGGATGTGTACGGAGATTAGCTGAACGTTTGAAACACTCCGGCATTCGCAGTAAAAGATGGACTAGCTCCACCGGACGTCAACGTGGAGGTGTGATCCTCTCGCGCGGTTCTCTCTATCACAGGCTCAACAATCCGATCTACATCGGAAAGATTGCTCACCAGGGAAAACTTCACGACGGGCAACATGAGCCAATCTTAGATTTGCAGATATGGAGTAAAGTCGCAGCAATGTTGAAGGACAACCGCGTTGCTCGGCGAATCCAGGGCAACATCCCGTCGGGCCGCCTATTGCTTGGGAAATTAGTGACTTCAGATGGCCAAAGCTATACACCGACCCATGCAGCGAAGAAGGGGAGGCGCTACTTTTACTACATTCTCACCGGCTCCGGGCGCGGTTCATCGGTGAACATCATCAAGCGCCTGCCGGCGGACGAATTGGAGAGCCGTGTCCTCTCCTCAATTGGCTCTTTCCTCGAAGACTCTCCGCGACTCTCACAGCATTTTGAAACACTCGACGTTCGGGAGTTGCGATTGTTGACATCGGCCGCGAAGCATCGTGCGGCTCAACTCTCGGAGACCACCCATCCGGACACACGAGACTTCATCTTTCGGATCGTTGAGAAAATCGTCGTCGAGAAGACTGAGTTGTCTATCTTTTTGAGCGGAGAGCAGCTAAGTAAGAGCTTCCTCGGGGACGTGCCTAAAGGCGGTTCACTCATCAAGATTCAACTGCGTGAACCAATATCGTTCGCACGCCGCGGAAGCGCAGTCAAATTGATTTTGTCGAACGGTGATAGTAAGAGCGATGCTCCAATCGCTTCCCTAGTACGCGCCGTCGTCCAGGCCAGAACATGGTCGGATTGGATCGTCTCCGGGAAAGTGCGAAACTTGGACCAGCTTGCGGAAAAGGCTGGTCTCAACAAACGTTACGCCTCTCGAATTCTTCGATTAGCGGCACTCTCCCCGACGCTCTACGAAGCGATTCTTGCTGGAGACCACTCACCCTTACTCACCGTGTCCCTTTTCACTAAAAGTCTTCCCTTGGATTGGGGGCAGCAGAGGCTTGCAGGATAG
- a CDS encoding ROK family transcriptional regulator, producing the protein MSAQTSSFIQNQTASNRTPRKINRDLIFDLVRRRHPISRADLARLTGLQRSTISLIVEGLIREGWLVQDSVRKLRRGRNPTFLELNRRQAIIALDIHQSHTIVALTDIEGQISFQQVLFAPPNASRTFSLIVSTIIKIRAEHKRLSFCGIGICLPRRTDLYLRKQIVAQNFKWPGLSLKSKMERAIGLVVTIDNVANVCALSEVWFGSSDGLNDLVVINVCEGIDVGIFANGRLVRGQRGMAGEFGHIQIKPDGPLCACGNRGCWEMLASNRAAISFYMELSSPAETPSFELLVKYNQGGDRAAVQALIKMAEYLGHGIQMISVALAPKEIVVVGEVTALWHTLSSIVDEQLKKNAFTKVPLIRPAYDGNTIRLRGAVALVLEQDSREY; encoded by the coding sequence ATGAGCGCGCAGACATCTAGCTTTATCCAAAATCAGACCGCATCGAACAGAACACCGCGAAAGATTAATCGGGATCTGATCTTCGATCTGGTTCGCAGGAGACACCCAATCTCTCGAGCCGACCTAGCACGCCTTACAGGGCTGCAGCGAAGCACTATATCTTTGATTGTGGAAGGGCTGATCCGTGAAGGATGGCTCGTTCAGGATTCTGTCCGCAAGCTTCGACGCGGACGCAACCCGACTTTTCTAGAGTTGAATCGCAGGCAAGCGATCATCGCTCTGGACATTCACCAGTCGCATACCATCGTTGCCTTGACGGATATAGAGGGGCAAATCAGCTTCCAACAAGTTCTTTTTGCGCCTCCCAACGCTTCTCGAACTTTCAGCCTGATTGTCAGCACGATTATCAAAATTAGAGCAGAACACAAGCGTCTGTCATTTTGCGGAATCGGAATTTGTCTTCCAAGGCGCACCGACCTTTATTTGAGAAAGCAAATCGTTGCTCAAAATTTCAAATGGCCAGGGTTGAGTCTAAAGTCGAAGATGGAGCGCGCTATCGGTTTAGTTGTCACGATAGACAACGTCGCTAATGTGTGTGCACTTTCCGAGGTCTGGTTTGGCAGCAGCGATGGATTGAATGACTTGGTAGTTATAAATGTATGCGAAGGAATCGATGTCGGCATCTTTGCGAATGGTCGGCTCGTTCGAGGCCAGAGGGGGATGGCTGGCGAGTTCGGCCATATCCAAATCAAACCTGATGGGCCCCTGTGCGCATGCGGTAACCGGGGTTGCTGGGAAATGCTCGCTTCAAACCGAGCGGCGATCTCTTTCTACATGGAGTTGTCGTCCCCTGCCGAAACGCCCTCATTCGAACTGCTGGTCAAATACAACCAGGGTGGAGATCGTGCGGCGGTACAGGCGCTTATCAAAATGGCTGAATACCTTGGCCACGGTATTCAAATGATCTCGGTGGCGCTCGCACCAAAGGAGATCGTGGTTGTTGGGGAAGTTACTGCACTCTGGCACACCCTTAGCTCGATCGTTGACGAGCAACTGAAGAAAAATGCTTTCACGAAGGTTCCTTTAATTCGACCTGCCTACGATGGGAATACCATCAGGCTTAGAGGTGCTGTCGCGCTGGTGTTGGAACAAGACTCTCGAGAATATTGA
- a CDS encoding glycoside hydrolase family 27 protein, producing the protein MMLFSSIVFFASGWLVSPVLGQTVSGKWVGTQRVMDNGETNRVFLDLQQTGTEVTGTVTTIGHIYEVKGTITGSHFELFSSPKDAKPRVAGDLAGNELHLTRADDHFIAIPAKPGDEYPPFLHINQPALHDVPSNGLANSPPMGWNSWNLFQGRIDDKTVREVADAMVTSGMRDAGYVYVNIDDTWQGVRDAQGNLRSNKKFPDMKALADYIHSKGLKIGIYSSPGPRTCAEYPGSYGHEEQDAKTFAAWGVDYLKYDWCGARMIYTHDALQAVYQKMGDALLKSGRPIVYSLCEYGSGNVELWGANVGGNLWRTTGDISDTWTSMIANIEKQVPTAPYAGPGHWNDPDMLEIGNGHMTDEEYKTHMSLWALTAAPLLAGNDIRSMTPAIRDILMNREVLSVDQDPLGKQASPVKNGDLEIWVKPLADHSVAVGVVNMGDAETSAIVKASDLGLGTKVKSARDLWRHSSVVFRDGLYTANIPAHGVLMLRVN; encoded by the coding sequence ATGATGCTGTTCTCCTCTATCGTCTTTTTCGCGTCTGGATGGCTCGTCTCTCCTGTTCTCGGTCAGACTGTAAGCGGTAAATGGGTCGGGACCCAGCGCGTGATGGACAACGGCGAAACCAATCGCGTTTTCCTGGATCTACAGCAGACGGGCACCGAAGTGACCGGAACCGTGACGACGATCGGACATATTTACGAAGTTAAAGGCACGATCACAGGAAGCCATTTTGAGCTTTTCTCTTCGCCGAAAGATGCCAAGCCGCGTGTGGCGGGCGACTTGGCAGGCAATGAGCTTCACCTGACTCGCGCCGACGATCACTTTATTGCGATTCCGGCCAAGCCGGGCGATGAATATCCTCCCTTTCTGCATATCAACCAACCTGCCCTGCATGACGTGCCTTCTAACGGCTTGGCGAATTCTCCACCCATGGGCTGGAACAGCTGGAATCTGTTCCAGGGCCGTATCGACGACAAGACCGTTCGCGAGGTCGCAGATGCGATGGTCACAAGCGGCATGCGCGATGCCGGCTACGTCTATGTGAACATCGACGACACCTGGCAGGGTGTCCGGGACGCGCAAGGTAATCTGAGATCGAACAAGAAGTTCCCTGACATGAAAGCGCTGGCCGATTACATCCATTCGAAGGGTCTGAAGATCGGCATTTACTCGTCGCCTGGACCGCGTACCTGCGCCGAATACCCAGGCAGCTACGGGCACGAAGAGCAAGATGCGAAGACCTTCGCAGCGTGGGGCGTTGACTACCTGAAGTACGACTGGTGCGGTGCGCGGATGATCTACACCCATGATGCCCTGCAGGCCGTCTACCAGAAGATGGGCGATGCCCTGCTAAAGAGCGGGCGACCGATCGTCTATAGTCTCTGCGAGTACGGCAGTGGCAATGTCGAGCTCTGGGGAGCGAACGTTGGGGGCAACCTCTGGCGCACCACGGGTGACATCAGCGACACATGGACCAGCATGATCGCCAACATTGAGAAACAGGTTCCAACTGCTCCCTATGCGGGTCCGGGGCACTGGAACGATCCAGACATGCTCGAGATTGGCAACGGCCACATGACCGACGAGGAGTACAAAACCCACATGAGTCTTTGGGCGCTGACCGCGGCCCCGCTGCTCGCCGGCAATGACATTCGCAGCATGACGCCGGCTATCAGGGATATCCTCATGAACCGCGAGGTTCTTTCAGTTGATCAAGATCCATTGGGTAAGCAGGCGTCACCGGTGAAGAACGGAGACCTTGAGATCTGGGTGAAGCCACTAGCCGACCACTCGGTTGCTGTGGGGGTGGTGAACATGGGCGACGCCGAGACGAGCGCTATCGTGAAAGCGAGCGACCTGGGACTTGGCACGAAAGTGAAGTCAGCGCGCGACCTTTGGCGGCATTCAAGCGTGGTGTTTCGCGACGGCCTTTATACCGCGAATATCCCGGCGCATGGAGTGCTCATGCTTCGAGTGAACTAA
- a CDS encoding glucoamylase family protein, producing the protein MSADNSADDIVNLTSRRWLLRQMAGVSLALPFAQWKPLPIWAQAPAQRTDTRGKKPAPAPPPTALSPEDDKFLDDLERSSFLFFWEQANPQTGLIKDRCNVHINDTGTVASIASTGFGLSAICIAEKRGYISHQDARLRVIATLVFLWRKLPTHRGFFYHFANINTGERIWDSEVSSVDTALLLCGILTCRQHFHDRDIVDLAQAIFDRVDWTWLSEDTTLLPHGWTPELGFLPYKWDYYSELMMIYLLGMGSSSHPLRPEAWLAWKRTTFEYDGLRYIGSFAPLFVHQYSQAWFDFRGKRDKYADYFLNSTTATEVHRRFCIELSKSFPDYSDDLWGITASDSDKGYVIWGGPPAMGPIDGTVVPAAPGGSLPFLPEATMRVLKNIRTHYPQAWSRYGFVDAFNPLKKWYDTDVVGIDTGITMLMAENARTAFVWETFMKNPEAQRGMANAGFKSYSPA; encoded by the coding sequence ATGAGCGCGGACAATAGTGCAGATGACATCGTGAATCTCACTTCCCGGCGCTGGCTGCTACGCCAGATGGCTGGTGTCTCGCTGGCTCTGCCTTTCGCTCAATGGAAACCGCTTCCTATTTGGGCACAGGCACCCGCGCAACGAACTGACACGCGGGGTAAGAAACCGGCACCTGCCCCTCCACCAACCGCTCTTTCGCCTGAGGATGATAAGTTTCTGGACGATCTTGAACGCAGCAGCTTCCTCTTCTTCTGGGAGCAAGCTAATCCGCAGACCGGATTGATCAAAGATCGCTGCAACGTCCACATCAACGACACCGGCACCGTTGCAAGCATCGCATCTACCGGTTTCGGCCTGAGCGCAATCTGCATTGCAGAAAAACGCGGCTACATCTCACACCAGGACGCACGCCTGCGCGTCATCGCGACACTCGTATTTCTTTGGAGGAAGCTGCCGACGCATCGCGGATTCTTCTATCACTTCGCCAACATCAATACCGGCGAAAGAATCTGGGACTCCGAAGTCTCATCGGTTGACACGGCATTATTGCTCTGCGGCATCCTTACCTGCCGACAGCACTTTCATGATCGCGACATCGTCGACCTGGCACAGGCAATCTTCGACCGCGTGGACTGGACCTGGCTCTCAGAAGACACCACGCTGCTGCCCCACGGCTGGACGCCGGAACTCGGCTTCCTTCCATACAAGTGGGACTACTACAGCGAACTAATGATGATCTATCTGCTCGGAATGGGTTCTTCCTCTCACCCGTTGCGGCCCGAGGCGTGGTTGGCTTGGAAACGAACCACCTTCGAATATGACGGTCTGCGCTACATTGGTTCCTTCGCACCGCTCTTCGTTCATCAGTACTCGCAGGCCTGGTTCGACTTCCGGGGCAAGCGCGACAAGTACGCAGACTATTTTCTGAACTCGACCACCGCCACCGAAGTTCACCGACGCTTCTGCATCGAATTAAGCAAAAGCTTTCCCGACTACAGCGACGACCTCTGGGGCATCACCGCCTCTGACTCCGACAAAGGCTACGTCATCTGGGGCGGCCCACCGGCCATGGGCCCAATCGATGGAACCGTGGTCCCCGCAGCCCCCGGAGGCTCACTTCCGTTTCTGCCCGAGGCCACCATGCGCGTCCTCAAAAACATCCGAACCCACTACCCACAGGCGTGGAGTCGGTACGGCTTCGTCGATGCCTTCAATCCCTTGAAGAAATGGTACGACACCGATGTTGTCGGCATCGATACCGGCATCACCATGCTCATGGCGGAAAATGCGCGGACGGCCTTCGTCTGGGAGACCTTCATGAAGAACCCCGAGGCCCAACGCGGAATGGCCAACGCAGGCTTCAAAAGCTATAGCCCCGCTTAA